The genomic interval TCTGGATGGACGGCGGGATGTCCCCGATCTCGTCCAGGAACAGCGTGCCGCCGTGGGCCAGCTCGAACCGGCCCTTGCGGTCGGCCAGCGCCCCGGTGAAGGCCCCCTTGACGTGCCCGAACAGCTCGCTCTCGATCAGGTTCTCCGGCAACGCGGCGCAGTGCGCCTTGACGAACGGCTTGTCCGCCCGCTCGCTGTTGTAATGGATCGCGGCGGCGACGAGTTCCTTGCCGGTGCCCGTCTCGCCCTCGATCAGCACCGTGGTCGGCGTCTTGGCGACCTGGGCGATCTGGTCGTACACGATCTGCATCTCGTGCGAGTTGCCGATGATGTTGGCGGGTCGGAACCGGCTGCGGAGTTCCTCGCGCAGGCGCTGGTTCTCGATCTCCAGCCGCTCCTGCTCCTCCTGGGCCGCGCGGCGCAACTTGACCGCCTGGGCAATCATGGAGGCGATGATAGTCAGCAGGCGCACGTCCTCCTCGAGATTGGCCGTCGGGCGGTAGGGCAGGTCCGCGCTCAACGCCCCGACGACCTCCTGCTCGACCTTGATCGGCACGCACAAAAACGAGGTATCCGCCCTTTTCCCTCGACGGGTCTTGTCGAGAAACAGCGGCGATTCGCCGGTCTTGGGGATGATCGCCGGCTTGCCGGTCAGCACCACCTGGCCGGTCACGCCCTCGCCCAGCTTGTACCGCCCCCGCCGGGCCTGCTGGGGCGACAGGCCGTGCGCCGCCTCGATTAGGATGTCGCCGGTCTTCCGGTTGAGCAGCGTCAGCGTGGCGTACTTCATGTCCAGGTACTCGGACAGGGCCTCGAGGACCGGCGTCACCACGTCGCGCATGTCCAGGCTCTGGTCCAACACGCGGCTGACGTGGTACAGCAGCGTCACCTCGCGCATGCGTCGTGCGTCTTCCCGGGGGGCCGGATTCATGGCGTCTGCTCTCCTTCCGCGCGCTCGTCGTACAGGTTCGTGATCGGCATCCGCCGGTCCCGCCCGAACGCTTTCGGGGTGATCTTGATCCCGGGCGCGCCCTGCCGCCGCTTGTATTCGCTGCGGTCCACCAGCCGGGCGACCCGGCGCACCGTGGCCGGATCAAAGCCCGCCGCGACGATCGCCGGCACGCTTTCATCCAGTTCCACGTACCGCTCGAGGATCGCGTCGAGCAGGTCGTAAGGCGGCAGCGAATCCGTGTCCTTCTGGTTCGGCCGGAGTTCGGCCGTCGGCGGGCGCTCGATGGTCGAGATCGGGATCGGCGGGGTCCCGGCCTGCCGATTCCGCCACCGCGCCAGCTCGAACACCAGCGTCTTGGGCACGTCCTTGATCACGGCGAAGCCGCCGACCATGTCGCCGTAGAGGGTGCAGTAGCCGGTGGCCAGCTCGCTCTTGTTTCCCGTGGTCAGCACCAGCCAGCCGAACTTGTTGGAGAGCGCCATCACCAGGTTGCCCCGGATGCGCGCCTGCAGGTTCTCCTCCGTCACGTCCGGCTTCCGCGAGCCGAAGACGGGCGCCAGGTCCTCCACGTAGGTCTCGTACAGCCGGCGGATCGGCAGCGTGAACAGCTCGATCCCCAGGTTCCGGGCCAGGAGCCCGGCGTCGCCCAGTGTTTCCGCCGAGGAATACTGGGAAGGCATCGTCACGCCCTTGACCCGGTCC from Kiritimatiellia bacterium carries:
- a CDS encoding sigma 54-interacting transcriptional regulator, with product MNPAPREDARRMREVTLLYHVSRVLDQSLDMRDVVTPVLEALSEYLDMKYATLTLLNRKTGDILIEAAHGLSPQQARRGRYKLGEGVTGQVVLTGKPAIIPKTGESPLFLDKTRRGKRADTSFLCVPIKVEQEVVGALSADLPYRPTANLEEDVRLLTIIASMIAQAVKLRRAAQEEQERLEIENQRLREELRSRFRPANIIGNSHEMQIVYDQIAQVAKTPTTVLIEGETGTGKELVAAAIHYNSERADKPFVKAHCAALPENLIESELFGHVKGAFTGALADRKGRFELAHGGTLFLDEIGDIPPSIQIKLLRVVQEREFERIGGTTTIKTNCRLITATNKDLPAMVAAGRFREDLFYRLHVFPIFVPPLRKRKADIVLLADHFLEKYSKENSKKVRRLSSAVIDMLMSYHWPGNVRELENCIERAVLVAEGDVVHPYHLPPTLQTAEAVGTAPAGTLKGLVEAYERDLIRDALKSSRGNVAAAARTLDSTQRILGYKITKYKIEPKQYAS